In Mytilus trossulus isolate FHL-02 chromosome 10, PNRI_Mtr1.1.1.hap1, whole genome shotgun sequence, the DNA window CCAATTTCAAACTTGGACCCTAGTTATTTGTCTTCGTCGTTTTCAATCAATCAGCAacctaaattttgtttttaaagggaaacttcaTTGAATTACCAATGCTAGCTTgacgagtgccacatgtggagcaggatctgctgacccttccggagcacctgagatcacccctagtttttgttaGCGTACCCATGCGCCACTGGCATTGTCATTTACttaaatttaagtacttaagtctactactattaaagaaattaaaaaaaaataatagaaagatCCTCACCCAGCTTGTTTCCTTTTAGaaattatgtgttcagatgataAATTTTTTAGCCaattgcatgatttttacgcaaatcTAGGAGGAATCCActctttaaaatgtcatttttgcaTTGGAATATACATGGccctttatttaaacaaaagtgttttcaactttatcataCCTCAACACTTACGAAACCATGTTTTGTTaaatctatttcaactttgccaaaaaaTTCAGAATATTTTAGTGGTTTTTGTCTCTGTTCTCATACtatctttaagaaatgactttgGATTCAACCATATCCTCAGTGATTGATATAATCTTGCATCCAGTTCATATTAAGTTATGGGAATAGACAACTCTAGAGGAGAGAACCGAATACAAGATAATATCTATACGTTTCAGAAACCAAACTGTGGACTACTATGCACAATGGTATGCATAAAGAGGTCACTGAAAATAGTGTGGAGTAGTTTCTTATATAACTACTCttgagattttttatttttttaatgttgtctcGTGCTCATCAACCCAAAATGCATACATGTAATaccaatatcaaaatataaatataaaaacctATCCACATTTTGGTACTAATGGGTGGGAGAGGGGGAACTTATCAAGAACCTCATCCACCCAAACAGTCAATGTGCATTGCCTGACCAAATATAGCCCTTGAACCATCCACTACTTGGATATTGAAAGACTGAGGATGTATCACATGTACTTCCGCCAAAGATATCAACCAATGAGGTTATCGCTAAtggcagggtttaagaacatcagttgttcgacctgttagtcaaatgcgttttgtttaaatgtactttttcacttttttggtattttggaaaatgttgtttgtgctgtttttagacccttctacaacgaaatttgttttacatgcacatgcataaaaactgcggtttttatccaacgcaatcataggtttcaacgtagttttcaatttagactcttttatatatttttttgtaaagcccaggtggtcgtgtggtctagcgggacggctgcagtgcaggcgatttggtgtcacgatatcacagtagcatgggttcgaatccctgCGAGGGAAGAACCTAAAATTTGCGAAAGCGAATttatagatctaacattgttgggttgatgtttagacgagttgtatatacattatgtacacagccatgtatcaccatcattgatagcgatccgatggataaatctgttgtagagttgtcactgacttagacgtacttatgaatataattaatttctgtgactgtatcttacatgaatttgtaggatcctttactatagataatttagctgatctgtaactttaacatctccatgccttatatatcatgtactgtagtacgccgctagattaaaactgacgtggaaaggtaacacatgcccaccgaaataaataatagcaacagtagtataacgctgttcaaaactcataaatccttggacaaaaaacaaaatctgggtaacaaactaaaactgaggaacaacattaaaatgtaatgacacagaaacggacaaagcattagacaaaatcctatagctattagaataacaaatataacatcaaaaccaaatacatgaatttgggatagatacgTACCGAACACGTCTTacagtaatgtgaattcacactcaaaaataagagaaaacgaacgacacaacggaaacacaacgttaaaatgtaacacacacataaacaaactataatataacaatagccatattcctgacttggtacaggacatttttaatgGAAAAATTGGTGGGTTGCACTTGGTTTTAGGGCATGCCAAACATCCCTCTTTTAtcgccatgtgaaatataacataaaaatgacaacacaacattacaggactacaatatgaataaatagAAGAACATAGTTGACgtagaaacacacgaataaaaggcaacaagtttaaaattttaatacgccaaaagtgcattttgtccacacaagacttactagtgacgcccagatacaaaagtttgaaagccgaaacaagtacaaagttgaacagcatcgagaaccaaaagatgaaaaatgtgtgccaaaaacggccagGGTACCAGAATTATTTATACTATTGCATacaataaatttcataaacatttcTTATTTGAGCATTTAAGTTACTCATTATCATTGTATATCCATAAGATCCATATGCAATATAACAATCCTCTAATTTCAAAAAgacttaatttttattaacgACACAGAAGCTTATACTAcgtaagggacgacatcaaaagttcaatgaaggataaaaaacctaattcacatagttttttcgctgacccccctaccccccctcttaacttaatttggaaaaaattgATAGACTAATAAAGGGCATATATGCTTTCAGAGTATACCTTTTGTATCGGATGTTGTTTTCTCCTCaacaatgtatttttgttttgtatattgacTTCAACAtctcttttattaaaaatgtgtgAAGAAAGTGTGGGTGTAAATTTATGCATTGGGAAAGATACGGctaaatcataattttattaacaatacAATCAGCATGGATTCTGCATTTTTCATCTGTCCATTGTGGTTATGTTTTTTCTCTATAAACTTCtcaatatttcatataaaatatatagctttGAAGTAAATATTGTGCCAACAGCGGAGAGATTTTATTTACGGATATTTTCTTTGAGCTTATCAATGATTACGACACGGGCAAGTTCGACTGGAACGGATTCCGAATCATTGCTGACctgttcaaaatttcattttgaaattaatgttCTCGAAAAACTTGCACGATTGGAGCATAAAATGGAACTTTAGGAGGAAAAGATGAAAATCCTCGAAAGTTCAATGTCAAAGAAATCGGAAAGAATGAACGAAATTGAGAAAGAAACGAAAACGCTAGCTGAAACAATGCTTGACAAACAACTTCAGATTGAAACGAGAATAAATGATTCTTACCAGGAAATTGTTGATAACTTTAAAACTCAATCACAcaatgaaacaatttttttggagAAAAGATGTACTCTTTGTTGAATTCTTTGTCTTTGAAAAGTCAGGAATTAAGTAAAGCTGAAAGGGAACGGGAGAGGTGAATAGAATCCATACATCGTGATTTACATGAAGAACAAAAACGGGTTAATACGTCATATGACGTCCTTGTGGAGAACTTCAAAGTTCGATCTAATAAGACACTGCAGGAACTGATTTTACAACAGGAGAAAGGTAAGGTTCACTGacaataattatgtttatttgatatttttgtttcgttataagataaaaacaattaaatgttaTCATATACGTTTAGGCAAAACAGTTGGATTGCTCACCTGAAATTAATATTTGGTGATCAAGGTCTTGTCTATTGGTAGTTCCTGTTGGTCAGACAGAGTCtgataattacatgtatattcatgatatataataaagatcGGAGTCTATCGGCATGTAACccgaaaataaatgtttcaattgTCATTTTTCAGATACGACTAACTCcgtaaaattttattgaaaaaattgtATCAAACCTGACAATGTTCGTAAATTATGTTTTGATGAAGGGTTGAACATTAATTGGGTAGGAACTTCTGTCCATTCAAAATCACCTATCAATGTTTTTCTTATGGTTGTATTGTTCAATATTTAGTTTATTGAGTAGAGCTTTTTCCTCattgtttatctttatttcttttgtcatgAAATTCTATCACTATAATTTAGGTTTTTAATTTCTCGACCCCTGGATATcctttttatacccccgctttaaaaagggggggggggggtatactgtttcacctctgtctgtccttcagtcagtccgtcagtcagtccgtccgtcccatgaatatttttcgtcgcatttttctcaggaactacaatacaaggatttctgaaatttggtttcaggatttatataaatcagctataccgtgtgatgcgttttcagattcatcactcgataactttctgtttaccgaacacttgcatatttttacactattaatattatccacttgcggcggggatatcatcagtgagcagtagttCGCAGTTtcacttttaatttctaatttacCGATCAATGTGTCAATTCCGTACGTGaagagaatgaaaaaaaaacaatattagtctcattaaattattaacaagaacaaaacattgagaCAACAAGGTATGAACAAAACATATTGAGACATTACCGGAAAAAGtgcaaagaaaaaaaccaaaaacaatcaaattaagtaaaattataaatggGTCATTAATTATATCAATTGTCATGAAGtgtttatattttctgatatctatATCTGATGTTATCAATAACGGTCGAACTATGGATACACAAATTTGgaaatacatcatgtacatctCACATGAATTTTCAGAGAAGACTTCATTAGTTCAATTAACCTGTGACTCATCCCTTTTGCATATTTAAGGGAGTGAAATATGTTAAACTTAACTACAAGACTTCATTATTTTGACTGGCCTATATATTAATCTTCATATCaagcaattaaaacaaaaacatatttcacttttCCAGATATTAAGGATGTTGGAAAAAAGAGATACAGTTGCTTTCTCAGCTTACCGATCAAATTCACAATCTTTGTCAAACGGTGAAATAGTAATTTTTGATGGAGTATGGACCAATGTCGGGAATGGATATGTACGAAGTATTGGGGTATTTAAAGCTCCAAATCCAGGTCTTTATCACTTGACTGCTgttgttatttcaactgatggGAAAAGTCTTAGATTGAATCTTTATCACAACAGAGTACGGATGACACGAAGTTATCTCACTGGCGATGGTTTTAAAACCGGAACATTTGATGTTGTTATTCATCTACAGATGGGAGACAAAGTTTATATCGACAGTGATCAAATTCGAACAATCGTTAGTAACAGTAATAAATACGTAACATTTTCGGGGATAAAGAATCACATAAactaaaaaatctttcattattattttttgcagAGTTAATTCCGCTTAAACACATTTTATCCTTTTATACGAATTGTTTGTTTTGACACTTCCAAAAGTAAGTGACATTTCTGGAATACATGCATTTTAATTCAAAGTATAAATCGGTGCTTGCATTTTAACAAGAAGTAGTATAACAATCATCGtagtcttttttaaataaaagtagaAGGTGTCGTATAAATTCTTATTCAATTACTTTTCGCGATAGgctaaaacaaaacaagacaaTGTTACGATCTTCGACAATGATCAAAGCACATACCAAATAGTGAATTTAAAGTCAAGttacgagtgaccggtgaaaaataatgttctttcaattcttgaaccaattcATACAAACATCATTAACTTactagtcttctgtgcacgaatttatcatttgtttcgtgtaaatttcgtataatcgtcaatttttttttaatcggttagtgttgttgtgaaaatatggctggtaattaaagttcgtgttttaaagccgaagtttaacgttTGTCACCTGCTTGTCAAcacttgacaaaaaaaacaccaacaaaaagcatggaaattgagcccgtgtttaacatgttaattcagataatagtttattttaaggacatccatgcgtattgtgatcacaGGATTATTACGAGATGAGTCACACTAAGGTCACTTATCTGTATACgaaaaatatgtcgggggaatcgCTCCCCTCCTGCtgtcaaaactaaaaaattccaaaaagtaaaattaaatcaacgccctatatatatatatatgagaaaagtaatataaaaacaagttcATTTCGTTTTTTATCAAATGCATAGTAcgttgaaaaacaaaatttgaatatagcatattttataatctaattaatattgcatttatttgtttttttgttgagtTCAAATTTAAGCCTACTCTACTTAATTGTAGTTTTTACTGTCATATATACACTTTTCTATTTACTATTATTTAACTAACTAAAGCGATACTTTTATTTACTTATCCCGGGGTCAGGAAAGAACACAATATGGAAAGGTTAATGTAACTTATCATCGGAGGTTTACTTGTCAAATGTTGACACCACGACAGATTCGTCTCATGACACATGATGTGCTTACATTTTCGGAGAACTCAAGGTATCCtagatttttatgtttttttttatatttcgaaTATCAATGTGCACTtgtataattatgtatatatataatttttgtcatttttctgtTGGAGTCTTTGAAACGttgaaacattgaaacattttattttatttaaggccTCACATAAGGCATGATAgtataacaataacaaataagATATAATGCATgaacaaacatatttacaaatgcATGAATAAATGGGAAggtaaatatcattttataaattgacattACAATTTTACAGAACTTTGCTAAGCTAACAAAAACTAATTTATCTTTGATGTTCATTAAATTAGAGAATCTCATAGTATTTTCAACTTTACAAATATCTGCAGGCAAAAATTTCAGCCTTTCAGCATTAAAGAAAGtacaatcatatatatataaggaaaTTCATTTCCAAGCACATTGCTGTTACATAAATCACATATTCTTTCTGaactatcaatactataaaatCTACCACATTCAATAGGTAACCTATGACTACTGCATCTATATGTACACAAATTAATTCTTAGATCAAAAGGCAATGTAgttaaatattcttcaaaaccAAACTCAGACTTGTTCATtctataatttaaacattttaacgtATCAAATATCTGAGCCTTCCATTCACTTACAAACAAATTGTGGTAAtagtttttcacaattttgGACAACTGACAGTTTGTATCTATTTATTGATTATTCCAGTCATTAATAAAACCGCATTCAGATATAATATCTTTTACACAAATCAACCACTTAGAGTGATAAACATTACCAGAATCAAGTTTATATAGCATTTCATACAATGTACGagaaattttctcttttttgccAGTAACAATACGTTTCCAAAAAACAACCATTCTTGCTTTAATATTAACAGACATTGGTACTCTACCTAGTTCACCATATAAAATGCAATTAGgtgtatatttttaaactttcattATATACTTACAAAATTCTAAGTGCAGTGATTCAATTACATAATTTTTCTCATACCCCCAAACTTCTGCACCGTACCTTAATATAGGGGCAACCATAGCATCAAAAAGTTGTAACAATACATCTATAGGTAAATACAATTTTCTTGCCTTACGTAATTCATAAAACATTGCTTTTCTGGCTTGTTGAACCAGTCTAGATTTATTAACATAAATAGTACCTTTTCTAGAAAATACAATACcttaattatattgaaattcATCAATAACAGATAAAcggtaatttttatttataaaatgaacatCATCGGCCTGTTgacttttagaaaatataacaacattgttttttttcagtatcAACTTTGAGATTCCATGTTtcacaatataaatacattgaatTCAATGCTGATTGTAACTCAACTGCAGATTCTGCAAAAATGACTGTGTCATCCGCATATATAACAACAGATACAATTTCAAATACACTTCAATATCATCATTGTCAAACAGTAAATGAAACATATTACAAACATCATTCATACCACTATAAGCATGTGACATAAACTCAGTCAAAtcattaagaaaaattaaaaaaaattaggggcAACAGGTTTTCACCCTGCCTCACACCAATTTTAGATGCAAAAAAATCTGAACAATTAGATCCATctcttacacatgttacacaaacttttgcatttttataCAAGTTTTGTAATACAATCAGCAATTTACCTTCCATACCATTGTGTAACAATTCTTGCCATAATAATATTCTGTTAACAGAGTAAAAAGCCTTACGAAAATCAACAAAAgcacaatacatttttttcttctaaataaatacaaatcaatgagacattttaaattaaagatatgGTCAACAGTGCCATACCCCTTTCTGAAGCTTGCCTGTTCTTCGCATAATAATCCTAAACTTTCCAAATAATTGAACAAtctattattcaaaatacatgtaaacaattTTCCATAACAAC includes these proteins:
- the LOC134687807 gene encoding complement C1q-like protein 4, which gives rise to MLEKRDTVAFSAYRSNSQSLSNGEIVIFDGVWTNVGNGYVRSIGVFKAPNPGLYHLTAVVISTDGKSLRLNLYHNRVRMTRSYLTGDGFKTGTFDVVIHLQMGDKVYIDSDQIRTIVSNSNKYVTFSGIKNHIN